The following coding sequences are from one Nilaparvata lugens isolate BPH chromosome 4, ASM1435652v1, whole genome shotgun sequence window:
- the LOC111049090 gene encoding uncharacterized protein LOC111049090 encodes MEQYLHSDSPESQNEPVSVIWSKLQEFCLVTARTCLGVSKGAVQGGKNTRWWKPEIEVILKEKKLLFKQWQGSKTQEDREKYKLEYKIAKKAAKRAVAQAKAASEEEFYKKLETTEDEKSIFKTAKQRHNNCQDIKKVKFIKN; translated from the coding sequence ATGGAACAATACCTTCACTCTGACTCTCCTGAGTCTCAAAATGAACCAGTTAGTGTCATCTGGAGCAAACTTCAGGAATTCTGTCTGGTCACAGCCAGAACTTGTCTTGGAGTTTCGAAGGGAGCAGTTCAGGGTGGCAAAAATACAAGATGGTGGAAACCAGAAATAGAGGTCATTCTGAAGGAGAAAAAGCTTCTTTTCAAACAGTGGCAGGGCAGCAAGACACAGGAAGACAGAGAAAAGTACAAACTCGAGTATAAAATAGCCAAGAAAGCAGCCAAGAGAGCAGTTGCACAGGCAAAAGCAGCTTCAGAGGAAGAGTTCTACAAAAAGCTTGAGACCACCGAAgatgaaaaatcaatattcaaaacTGCCAAACAAAGACACAACAACTGTCAAGATATCAAAAaagtaaaattcataaaaaattag